The Stenotrophomonas sp. ZAC14D1_NAIMI4_1 DNA segment CGAGCGCCAGTACAACTCGATCCGCGATACCTCGCCGGCCACCTGGGCGAACATCGTCGGTACCAACGGCTGCACCGCCGACGGCTACTGCGATTACAGCATCCAGCGCCCGCGCAACGCCGGCAGTGGCCACGTCAAGGGCTTCAACATCAGCTTCCAGCAGCCCTTCGGCGAAAGCGGCTTCGGCCTGACCGCCAACTACACCTACGCCAATGGTGAGAACAACACCGGCGATCCGCTGCCGTACCAGTCGCGCAATGCCATTGCCTTCAGCCCGTACTACGAGAAGGGCCCGATCAATGCGCGCCTGACCTATAACTGGCGTGACAGCTACCTGGCCGGCGGTTACGTGGCCGGTGCCGCCCCGTCCAGCGTGGACGACTACGCGGAACTGGGTGCCAGCTTCGGCTACACCTTCAACGACAACTGGTCGCTGACGGTGGACGCGCAGAACCTGCTGGACGAGACCTACTTCCAGTACCTGGGTGACAAGGAACACCTGGCTGGCAAGTACAAGAGTGGCCGCCGCTACATGGCCACCCTGCACTTCAAGTTCTAAGACTGCACCAGCTGCACATCGCGACGGGCCCGGATTTCCGGGCCCGTCGTACGATGGGAGACCGGAATCGCCGCCTGCGCGGCGGCCACGCGCGGCACAGCGAGCCGCCCACCACAGGAGTGAGACGATGCGACCCTTCCCCCTTGCCAGCATGCTGCTGGGCCTGGCGCTGCTTCCCGCCGCCGCCCAGGCGGCCGATCTGCCGGCACTGGATACCGGCCCCGGCCCGCAGCTGCGCGCCGGCAGCCTGATGCTGATCCCCGCGCCGGCCAACGTGCAGCGTGGCAATGGCGCCGGCATCACCGTGGCCGCAGGCACGGCCCTGCACGCCGACAGCGAAGCCGAGCAGCGCGTGGCAGCCCAGTTCGCCGACCTGCTGGCGCGCAGTGGCGGCCCGCGCCTGGCGCTGGCCAGCGGCAAGACCGCTGCCCGGGCCGCTGGCAAGGGCGGCAGCATCCGCTTCCAGATCATTCCCACCTTCCGCGACAGCGGCGAGGGCTACACGCTGGAGAGCACCGCCCAGGGCGTGCTGGTGCAGGCCGGCAACGAGACCGGCCTGTTCTACGGCGCCACCACCCTGGCCCAGTTGGCCACCGGCGGCAGCCAGGGCGTGCTGCCGGCCGTGCAGATCCAGGATGCGCCGCGTTTCAGCTGGCGCGGCTTCATGCTCGACTCGGCACGCCACTTCCAGAGCCTGGATGAAATCAAGCGCGTGCTCGATGCCATGGCCGCGCACAAGCTCAACACCTTCCATTGGCACCTGACCGATGACCAGGGCTGGCGCATGGAGATCAAGCGCTACCCGAAGCTGACCGAAGTGGGCAGCTGCCGCCTGCCGGCCGGCGATGGCGGCATCGATCCGGTGACGAAGCAGGAATACCCGTACTGCGGTTTCTACACGCAGGAGCAGATCCGTGAAGTGATCGCCTATGCCGCCGCGCTGCATATCCAGGTGATTCCGGAAATCGACGTGCCCGGCCACGCCACCGCGGCGATCGCGGCCTACCCGGAACTGGGCTCGATCAGCACGCCGCTGAAGCCGATCAGCGAATGGGGCGTGTTCCCGAACCTGTTCAATGTCGAGGACGGCACCGTCACCTTCCTGGAGAACGTGCTGGAAGAAGTGATCCAGCTGTTCCCCGCCAAGTACGTGCACGTGGGTGGCGACGAGGCGGTGAAGGACCAGTGGATCGCATCGAAGCAGGTGCAGCAGCGCATGCGCGAACTGGGCATCAAGGATGAGATGGCCATGCAGAGCCACATCATCAAGCGCCTGGAGACCTTCCTGGAGGAACACGACCGCCGGCTGATCGGCTGGGACGAGATCCTCGAAGGCGGCCTGCCGCCGCAGGCCACGGTGATGTCCTGGCGCGGCACCGAAGGCGGCCTGGCTGCAGCCAGCAGCGGCCACGACGTGGTGATGTCGCCGGTCAGCCACCTGTACCTGGATTACCTGCAGACCGGCTCGCCGAACGAGCCGCCGGGCCGCCCGGCGCAGGTCAACCTGGCCAAGCTGTACGCCTTCGAGCCGGTGCCGGCCGAGCTGGCCGCCGACAAGCGCGGGCACATCCTGGGCCTGCAGGCGAACATGTTCACCGAGCACACGCGCAGCTACGCACGCCTGCAGCACAACCTGTTCCCGCGCCTGGCCGCCGTGGCCGAAACCGGCTGGAGCACGCCGGAGCAGCGCGACTTCCGCGATTTCCTCGCCCGCCTGCCCGCGCAGCTGCAACGCTACCGCGCCTGGGGCCTGGCCTATGCGCAGACACCGTTCGAAGTGGGCGTGGCCCATACCGACGACCGCGCCGCGAACACGGTGACCGTGTCGCTGGCCAACCCGCTGGGCTATGAAGTGCGCTACAGCACCAACGGCAGCCCGGTGACGGCATCCTCGCCGCTGTACCAGCAGCCGCTGACCCAGCCGGTGCCGGCCACCGTGCAGGCGGCCGCGTTCTTCCAGGGCCAGCCGCTGGCCGCCGCACCGACGGTGGCCTCGTTCACCGCGCAGTCGCTGCTCAGCCGCCACAGCCAGGAACTGCGCAGCTGCGTGGGCGAAAAGGGCCTGGTGCTGCGCCTGGAAGACGACGGCCCGCGCGAAGGCGCACGCACGGTGTTCACCGTGGACATCTTCCAGCCGTGCTGGCGCTGGCCGTCGGCACAGCTGGACGGCA contains these protein-coding regions:
- a CDS encoding family 20 glycosylhydrolase, translating into MRPFPLASMLLGLALLPAAAQAADLPALDTGPGPQLRAGSLMLIPAPANVQRGNGAGITVAAGTALHADSEAEQRVAAQFADLLARSGGPRLALASGKTAARAAGKGGSIRFQIIPTFRDSGEGYTLESTAQGVLVQAGNETGLFYGATTLAQLATGGSQGVLPAVQIQDAPRFSWRGFMLDSARHFQSLDEIKRVLDAMAAHKLNTFHWHLTDDQGWRMEIKRYPKLTEVGSCRLPAGDGGIDPVTKQEYPYCGFYTQEQIREVIAYAAALHIQVIPEIDVPGHATAAIAAYPELGSISTPLKPISEWGVFPNLFNVEDGTVTFLENVLEEVIQLFPAKYVHVGGDEAVKDQWIASKQVQQRMRELGIKDEMAMQSHIIKRLETFLEEHDRRLIGWDEILEGGLPPQATVMSWRGTEGGLAAASSGHDVVMSPVSHLYLDYLQTGSPNEPPGRPAQVNLAKLYAFEPVPAELAADKRGHILGLQANMFTEHTRSYARLQHNLFPRLAAVAETGWSTPEQRDFRDFLARLPAQLQRYRAWGLAYAQTPFEVGVAHTDDRAANTVTVSLANPLGYEVRYSTNGSPVTASSPLYQQPLTQPVPATVQAAAFFQGQPLAAAPTVASFTAQSLLSRHSQELRSCVGEKGLVLRLEDDGPREGARTVFTVDIFQPCWRWPSAQLDGIGSVEVRAGRIPYYFQLAHDEPARRFEKARSRNGEMLVRRGDCTGKVVAQVPLPANTDENGFVTLRAALPKGISGRDDLCINFTGDTRPAMWVLDEMTLQK